GCCAAATCTAACCCTCCAAAATGAAACATGATGGCGTTCTTGTATCGCTCTTTTGAACGAAAGCCATGAGCTCGGACTCTGATGGTTCTTATGCGACTGTTGAGGGCCTCCGCTAAACCATTTGAGACTTGATGCCTCATCGCATTTAGAATTCCCCACAAGCGGCCTTTGATGAGGTTAGCGACATTTGTCAAAGCGGGGA
This genomic window from Echinimonas agarilytica contains:
- a CDS encoding transposase encodes the protein PALTNVANLIKGRLWGILNAMRHQVSNGLAEALNSRIRTIRVRAHGFRSKERYKNAIMFHFGGLDLAPTHHN